From the Candidatus Krumholzibacteriia bacterium genome, the window GGTCGAAGGCGACACCGCGGGTACCGTTGAACACGGAAGCGGTGAGCGCCAAGCCGCCCGGGGCGATGCCGGCTTCGATGCCCACGTCGGTGTTCGCCGGCGGGTCGAAGAAAAGATCGCCGAGCAGGTCGTCGCCGGTCTTGCCTTCGCGGGTGAACTGCCGGTGGTCGTCGAACTTCCAGCCGAAGTCGGGGATGAAACGGCCGAACTTCACGTAACCCGTCCAGGGCAGGATGTAGGCGAGACCGAAGAGCTCGCGCGTCTCCGAGAGGCCTCGATCGAGGTAGGCGGAGAAGCGCTCGTCCGCCTGAAAGCGAAAGTAGACGTCACCCTGCATCTCGAAGAAGTTGAGCTCCGGCGGCTCGCGGTCCCGGTCCGCCCGGTGGTGCACCATGCGGATATCGGTGCCGAGGGTGATGCTCTCCGAGACCTGCGGCTGGATCTTCGCTCTCTTCTCCTCCGCCAAGCGGAGCATGACCATCTCGGCGGGCACGAGATACTGGCTCGCATAGAGGCTGCGCAAACCGCCGCCGGTGGGATTGTGGTGGCAGAGCCTGCAGTCCTGGCCGTAGCGCGCCGAGTAGCGCGGCACCGCACGAGCCTGACTCGCCACGAGCGCGAGGCCGGAAACGAGACAGAACGCCATCCAACGGGTCCGTGGCAACAAAGCAACCCCCGTTCCGTGGCCCACTCTGCTGCAGAGGTGCAGCGCTACCGGGCCCGGCGGTCGCTGCTCCCCGGGGTCGAGGAGCCGGGAGTCTAGCGCGGAGCGGCTCTCCGGATCCAGTCAACCGTAGCGGCCCTCGATGTACTCGGCGGTCCTGGGGTCCTTCGGGCTCAGGAAGAGGTCTTGGGTGCGGTCGTGCTCGACGACCTTGCCGAGGAGCATGAAGACGCACTCGTCGCTCACCCGGCGCGCTTGCGCCATGTTGTGGGTGACGACGACGAGCGTGTAGTGCTCCTTAAGGGCGAGCATGAGCTCCTCGATGGCTCGGGTGCCCTCGACGTCGAGGGCGGAGCAGGGCTCGTCCATGAGGATGACGTCGGGCTTGAGCGGGATGAGCCGGGCGATGCAGAGCTTCTGCTGTTGCTCGAGCTGCAAGCCCGTGGCCCGGACATGCAGCCGATCCTTGAGGTCCCGCCACAGGCCCACGTCGGTGAGCGCCATCTCCACGGCAGCGTCCAGGTCGCCGCGGCTGAAGTCGCGCCGTGGCCGGTGCAGGCGCAGGCCGAAGACGACGTTCTCGTACACCGAGAGCGGCAACGGGTTGGGGCGCTGGAAGACCATGCCGACGGCCCGGCGCAGCTCGACGAGGGAAACTTCCCGAGCGTAGATGTCCTGCCCCAGGATGTCGATGGACCCGGTGGTGCGCACGTAGCTGTAACGTTCGTTCACCCGGTTGAAGCAGCGGAGCAGCGTCGTCTTCCCGCACCCCGAGGGGCCGATGAGGCCGGTGATGAGCCGGTGCCGGAGGCTGATGGAGACGTCGTAGAGGGCCTGGAACGTGCCGTACCAGAGATTGAGCTCACGGGTGACGATGGAGAACTCGCCCGTCGGGCTCATCCGAAGATCCCCCTCACGTACTCGTAAGTGCGGCGTTCCCGCGGCGTGTCGGAGAAGATCACCCCGGTGCGGTCCACCTCGACGATCTCCCCCTTCCACAGGAAGAGGGTGCGATCCGCCAGCCGGCGCGCCTGCTGCACCAGGTTGGTGACGAGGACGATGGTGATGTCGCGCCGCAGCTCCTTGAGCACGTCCTCGATGCGCATCGTCGTCACCGGATCGATGGCGATGGAGAACTCGTCGAGGCAGAGGATCTCCGGCTGGTGCGACAGTGCCCGGGCGATGGTGAGCCGTTGTTGCTGGCCGCCGGAGAGCGCCGTCCCCAGGCTGCCGAGCCGGTCCTTCACCTCGTCCCACAGCGCCGCCTGCCGCAGACAGCGCTCCACGAGGTCGTCCAGATGGCTCTTGGCCCTGAGCCCGGCGGCCCGGGGTGCGAAGGCGACATTGTCGTAGATGGACAGCGGCAGCCCCACGGGAAGCGGGGCCACCATGCCGATCCGCCGCCGCAAACCGAAGACGTCCTTGACGTGCCGGATGTCCTCGCCTTCCAGGCGGATGCGGCCAGAGACCTTGGCCCCCGGCACGAAGTCGATGGTGCGGTTGAAGCATCGCAGCAGCGAGGACTTGCCCGATTGGGCGGGACCAATGATGCCGAAGATCTCGTGGCGGCGGATGTCGAAGCTAATGCCGTGGAGCACCTCCTTGCCGGCGTAGGACAGGCGCAGATCCTCGACCTCGATGCAGCGCAGGGGTTCGCTCACAGCGCTCACCATTTCTTGCGACCGCGCAACCAGAGCCGCAACGCGATCGACAGGGCGTTGACGGCGAGCACGGTGCCGAGCAGCACCACGGCGGTGGCGAAGGGCAACGACTCGGGCACGTCCGGCACCTGGGTGGAAACGGTGTAGAGATGCATGGAAAGTGCCATGCACTGATCCGTGGGCGAGTACGGGAACAAATCGCCCCGCTGCACGGCCTTGAAGAACACGGCGCCGGTGAACATGATCGGCGCTGTCTCCCCCGCCGTGCGGCTGACCTCGAGGATGACGCCGGTGAGGATGCCCGAGACCGAGTTCGGCAGCACGACTCCCCGGGTGGTCTGCCAGCGCGTCGCCCCCACGTTCCAGCAGGCCTCACGGAAAGCCTTCGGCACCGCATTGAGCGCCTCGCGGGTCGAGGTGATGATCACCGGCATGGTCATGATGGCGAGAGTGAGTGCAGCGGCGAGGATCGAGTAGCCCAGATGTGCGGCATAGACGAAGGCCCCCAGGCCAAACAGCGCATGGACGATGCTCGGCACTCCCGCCAGGTTGATCACGGCCATATTGATGGTGCGGTGGAACCAGTTGTCTTTGGCGTACTCGTTCATGTAGATCGCCGCCATCACGCCCACCGGCGCGGAAATGGCCAGGGCGCCGAGCACGAGGTAGACCGTGCCCACCAGGGCCGGCCAGATGCCGCCTTCAGTCATGCCCCGCCGCGGCACATCGAGCAAGAACTCGAGGGACAGCGACGGCCACGCCTTGAGCACCAGGTAGAAGACGAGGGCCACCAGCGGCAGGATGATCGCCGTGGCCATGGCCGCCAGCCCCAGGCGCACCATGCTCTCGGTGCGCCGCTTGCTGCGGGTGAAGGGTGTCTCGGCGAAGCGTACCAAGGCGACGTCGGTCATGTCACCGCTCCCGGCGCACGCCGCGCACGACGAGGTCCGCGGTGAGGTTGATGACGAAGGTGATGACGAACAGGAGTACGCCGGTGAGGAACAGAACGCGGTAGTGTTCCGACTGGGCCGGCGCTTCGCCGAGCTCGGCGGCGATGTTGGCAGTGAGGGTACGGACCGAGTCCAGGAGTCCATGGGGGATGTGTATGGCGTGGCCGGTGGACATGAGCACCGCCATGGTTTCGCCGACAGCACGGCCGACGCCGAGGAGGACGGCAGCCAGAAGACCATTCTTCGCCGCGGGAAGGAGCACACGGTAGACCGTCTGCCAGCGCGTCGCGCCCTGGGCGTAAGCAGCCTCGCGGAAGGTGTCCGGTACCGCCTTCAGCGCATCCTCCGCGATCGAGGTGATGATGGGAATGCACATCAGCGCCAGGATCACACCGCCGTTCAGGACGTTGACCCCGACCGGTGCTCCGGTCAGGTCGACGATGATCCGGCTCGTCACCGTCAGGCCGATGAACCCCCACACCACGCTCGGGATCGCGGCCAGGAGCTCGATCACGATCTTGAGCGTCTCACGCAGTCTCGGCCCGCAGAACTCGGAAACGAAGATGGCGGCCCCCAGGCTGAATGGGACCGCGATCAGGACCGCGAGACCGCTGACACAGGCGGTGCCCACGATCAACCCCAGGATCCCGTAACGGACGTTGGAAACCGAGGTCGGGTACCACTCCACGCTGCCCAGGAACTGCAGCGGGGAGAAGCGATCGCTCACCAGGACGGGCGCTGCTTCACGGAAGACGAAGAAGAAGATCGCGAGCACGAAAACGATGGCGCTCACGCCGCAGAGGCGGATCAGCACCTCCAGAGCCCGCTCGCCGAGCACGGCCCAGAGCGGACGCCCCGGCAGGCCGCCCGCTGCGGCGCTCGAGGTTCGAAGCCTGCCCGGCCCCGCCGGGACGCCACCCGGTTCGTCGTTGCCGGGAGGCGAGCCGACGCTCTCTGTCACTGCGTCCCGGCCACGGCAGGCACGGGGACGTAACCGCTGGTCTCGACGATCTTCTGCCCCGCCGGCGAGAGGATCCAGTCGATGTAGCGCTTGATCTCCCCCTCGGGCTCGCCGAGCGTGTACACCTGTAGCGAACGCGCCAGGGGATAGGTCTTGTCCAGCGTCGCCGCCACGGTGGGCGCCACGGACGCTGCCCCGGAAGCTGCGGCGAGCCGCAGCATCTTCACCGCCGGCGTGGCGTACCCCATGCCGCTGTAACCGATGGCAGTCTTCGTGCTGGCGACGAGCTCGACGACTTCCTTGGAGCCATTCATGTCTCGGGAGCCGAGCTTGAAGTCTTTCTTCTGCAGCACGTGCTCGCGGAAGAACTCGTAGGTGCCCGAGCTGGACTGCCGGCTGACGCGGACGATCTCGTCGTCCGTCACCCCGGGAAGGGTGATGCCGAGCTCAGACCAGCGGGTGACGGTGCCGTCTTCGGCGAAGATCTGGGCCAACTGCTCCAGCGTGATCTCCTCGATGGGGTTCTCCTTGTGCACGTAGACAGCAAGGGCGTCGTAGCCGACGATGAACTCCTTGGGGAGCTTGCCGGTGTTCCGCTGCGCCTGTTCGATCTCTTCCGGTTTCATGTTGCGGCTGGAGTTGGCGATGTCCACCGCCCCTTTCTCGAGAGCCGCGATCCCTACGCCCGAACCACCGCCGGAAACCTCGACGTCCACGTGCGGGGCCACCTTCTTGTACTCCTCCGCCCATGCCTGAGCGACATTGACCATGGTGTCCGAGCCCTTCACCTGGATCGTCGCCGTCACGGCGGTGCCGCTCTCCGGGGCCTTCTCCCCGCCGCCACCGCCGCAGGCGCCAAGCCCGCCGGCGATGCCGAGCGCGAGGCCCGCGCCCAGCCAGCGCGCCAACCATTCCCCTCTCATTCCCCTACCTCCATTTCGCTGGGTCACATCTTGCCGCTGCCACGAATTGCCAAGACGAGATCGCGGATCTGGGTCTCCAGGTATGTGTAGGCCCTCTCGTAGGCGGAGCGCACGTCCGCTTCGCTCCCGGCGACGAGGCTCGGGTCCTCGACCGACCACTCGAGAAGCACGGCCTTGCGTGGCCGGCGCGGGAAGGCGCGCTTGGCCTCGGGGGCCAGCAGGACGATCACGTCTTGCTGCTCCAGGTTGTCGAGCTGGAGCAGTGCCCTGGGTGCCGCCCGGGGACCGTCGAGACCCTTCGCGGCCATGAAAGCGGTGGCGCTCGGCGGCAGCGGCAGCGGATCGAGGGCGGCGCTGCTGAACACGAAGCCCGCCTCGTCGCGGGCGCTGCCGATGGCCGCAGCCAGAGCGCTGCGGCTCGAGCTGCGCTCGTCCACGAAGAGCACGCGCAGGACCCCCGAGCCCGGATGCTTGGCGATCTCGCCGGTGCACAGGTACAGCGTTTCCATGCCGATGTTACGGGCCTGATCGGAAACGCGCTCGAGACGGCGGATCACCATGATCAGGGGGTAGAGGGCCTCGAAGGGCAGCTGTCCGTCCCGGAAGGCGCTGGTGAGATCGGTGATCAGCTTGTCGCGCACCAGATCCACGGTCTCGTCGGCCTCGATGGTCTTGCTCGCCAGCTCCGGATCCTGATTCACGAAGGACTGGATGGCGTCGTGCAGCATCGGTTCGGCGAGGGCGGCGATCTGTTCCAGCCGATCGAAGGGCAGCGGCGATTCGATCTGGCTGAGACGTAGCGCTTCCCGCGCGATGGCCTCGGCATAGTCGCCGACCCGCTCGAGCTCGAGGTTGATCTTGATGCTGGCGTAGGCGAAGCGCAGCAGCCGCGCCGCCGGCTGGTGGCGGACGAGGAAGCCGAGACACAGACGGTCGAGCTGCTTTTCCGCCTCGTCGATGTAGCGATCCCGGAGAATGACCGCGAAGGCGGCCTGGCGATCCCGGTCGAGGACGGCGCGGATGCTGGCCCGGACCGCCTTCTCCGCCAGAGCTCCCATCTCGACGATCTTGCTGCGGATCTGCTCCAGGTCCTGCTGGAGCGCCGCCTCGAGATGCCCCGCCATCGTCCGCTTCCTCCCTGGCCGGAGGCGTGCCTCCGGTCGACCGGAGCGGGCTGGCGCCCCAGCCGCGCTCGTCATGGTTGCGCTCGAACCTGAGGGACCATAGACGCGGAAGTGAAGATCCTGCAAGCGCCGAACGGGGGTCCGCCGGGGGTGGAAATAAGGTTCGAGGGGGGGCCGGTGCCTATCGATGTCTAGCGTTTGTATTTGTAACTGAAGAGGAACTCGAAGGGCGTGGTCCACACCTCACCGGTTTCCACCGGGGCGTCGTAGACGAAGTGCTCCGCCGCCTCGACGGCGCTCTGGGTGCACTCGTCGCAGTTGGGGATGCCGCGTAGCACCCGCACCTCGTGCACCCGTCCATCGCTACCCACCCGCGACTGCAACAGCACCGAATCCTCGATCTTGCGCTTGCGGATCACCTTTTCCGGCACGCTCGGGTGCTTGTAGATCCGCGGGCGCAGACAAAGCTCCAGGGGCTGGTTGCTCGGCGCAGGCTCTGGCTGCTCCGGCGTGGTCGCCTCCGGCACCAGAGCGGCGAGAGCGGGGGTGCCGGACGAGTCCGGTGGCGGCGCCGGCGACTCCGGCGGGGCCTCGGATTCCGGTGGTGGCGCCGGAGCCGCGGCAGGCGCGGCAGGTGTCTCCGGCGGCACGGGCGGGGGTTCAGGCGGAAGATCCACCTGCGGTTGCAAGCGCAAGGTGATGTTCTCCGTGAGCTGCAGGTCCGGGATCACCGGGGCCTGGAGCGGAGCCGGGCGACTCGGCGGTAGCGCCGGGGGCGCGTTTTGCGGGGGCCGGTCCTCGGGGCGGAGGAGGAGAACGAGGCCAGCGAGTGCAACAAAGCCCGCGAGCCCGCGCAGGAACCGCTTCGCTTTCCTCGAAATGGACATGGGCCCTCGCTCTCCCGAGAAAGATACCCCATCCCTGGTGGAACGCCAGGACGGGGTCACCGACGTCGTTCAAGGGACTTGGGCCGTCGTTCGAGGACAGGGACGTGGATCGGCGGCTGCGCCAATCAAGGTGCTGCCGGGCGGCGGCCCTCGACATAGATGCGGTAGCAGGCGGCGGCGAGCGCCAGGGTCAGCGGCCCCAGCACGACGCCGAGGAAGCCGAAGAGCTTGAGGCCACCGAGGATGGCGAGAAGGAGCCAGAGGAGCGGCAGCTTCATGCCGCGGCCGATGAGATAGGGGCGGAGCACGTTGTCCACCAGGCTCACCACGAGTGTGCCCCAGACAGCGAGGCCGATGGCGGCGCCGGTTCTCCCGGTGAGGTGCAAGCCGATCACGACGGGCAGCCACACGGCCACGGGGCCGACGAAGGGCACGAGCGCGGCGATGAAGGTGATGCTGGCGAGGAGCAGCGGCACTTGGGCCCCGGCGACCCAGTAGCCGAGACCGGCCAGGATTCCCTGCGCCGCCGCCGTCAAGATGACGCCGCGGAACACCGCGTTGATCGTGCGTTCGGCGATGGAGAAGAGGCGCTGCGAGTGCTCGGGCTCGAGGGGCAGCGCTTGCTGTGCCTGCCGCACCCAGCCGGGTCCGTGGCGCAGGAAGAAGAAGTACGAGATCACCGTGATGCTGAAACGGATCGCCATGGCGGGCAAGCTGCGTGTCAGCGTCCGCAGGCGCTCGAGCAAGAACTCTTGCAGGCCGAGGGCCATCCTCTGGATCTCCGCCTCGAGCACCACCGGACCCTGTGCCGGATCCACCCCCAGGACCCAGTGCGCCAGCCGGCGGAACGGCGAGTCCTCCAACCAGGTGGTGATCGCCTGATAGACATCGGGCCCGAGGGTGGACTGCAGCCGCGGCCACAGGTTCTGCACTTCGTCCACCAGGTTGAAGAGGACGAAGATCGAAGGCACGAAGATCACCGCCAGCGACAGCAGGGTGCTGAGCGCCGCCGCCAGCGTCGCCCGGCCGCGGACGGTGCC encodes:
- a CDS encoding phosphate ABC transporter ATP-binding protein produces the protein MSPTGEFSIVTRELNLWYGTFQALYDVSISLRHRLITGLIGPSGCGKTTLLRCFNRVNERYSYVRTTGSIDILGQDIYAREVSLVELRRAVGMVFQRPNPLPLSVYENVVFGLRLHRPRRDFSRGDLDAAVEMALTDVGLWRDLKDRLHVRATGLQLEQQQKLCIARLIPLKPDVILMDEPCSALDVEGTRAIEELMLALKEHYTLVVVTHNMAQARRVSDECVFMLLGKVVEHDRTQDLFLSPKDPRTAEYIEGRYG
- a CDS encoding phosphate ABC transporter ATP-binding protein, which translates into the protein MSEPLRCIEVEDLRLSYAGKEVLHGISFDIRRHEIFGIIGPAQSGKSSLLRCFNRTIDFVPGAKVSGRIRLEGEDIRHVKDVFGLRRRIGMVAPLPVGLPLSIYDNVAFAPRAAGLRAKSHLDDLVERCLRQAALWDEVKDRLGSLGTALSGGQQQRLTIARALSHQPEILCLDEFSIAIDPVTTMRIEDVLKELRRDITIVLVTNLVQQARRLADRTLFLWKGEIVEVDRTGVIFSDTPRERRTYEYVRGIFG
- the pstA gene encoding phosphate ABC transporter permease PstA; this encodes MTDVALVRFAETPFTRSKRRTESMVRLGLAAMATAIILPLVALVFYLVLKAWPSLSLEFLLDVPRRGMTEGGIWPALVGTVYLVLGALAISAPVGVMAAIYMNEYAKDNWFHRTINMAVINLAGVPSIVHALFGLGAFVYAAHLGYSILAAALTLAIMTMPVIITSTREALNAVPKAFREACWNVGATRWQTTRGVVLPNSVSGILTGVILEVSRTAGETAPIMFTGAVFFKAVQRGDLFPYSPTDQCMALSMHLYTVSTQVPDVPESLPFATAVVLLGTVLAVNALSIALRLWLRGRKKW
- the pstC gene encoding phosphate ABC transporter permease subunit PstC; the encoded protein is MTESVGSPPGNDEPGGVPAGPGRLRTSSAAAGGLPGRPLWAVLGERALEVLIRLCGVSAIVFVLAIFFFVFREAAPVLVSDRFSPLQFLGSVEWYPTSVSNVRYGILGLIVGTACVSGLAVLIAVPFSLGAAIFVSEFCGPRLRETLKIVIELLAAIPSVVWGFIGLTVTSRIIVDLTGAPVGVNVLNGGVILALMCIPIITSIAEDALKAVPDTFREAAYAQGATRWQTVYRVLLPAAKNGLLAAVLLGVGRAVGETMAVLMSTGHAIHIPHGLLDSVRTLTANIAAELGEAPAQSEHYRVLFLTGVLLFVITFVINLTADLVVRGVRRER
- a CDS encoding phosphate ABC transporter substrate-binding protein — protein: MRGEWLARWLGAGLALGIAGGLGACGGGGGEKAPESGTAVTATIQVKGSDTMVNVAQAWAEEYKKVAPHVDVEVSGGGSGVGIAALEKGAVDIANSSRNMKPEEIEQAQRNTGKLPKEFIVGYDALAVYVHKENPIEEITLEQLAQIFAEDGTVTRWSELGITLPGVTDDEIVRVSRQSSSGTYEFFREHVLQKKDFKLGSRDMNGSKEVVELVASTKTAIGYSGMGYATPAVKMLRLAAASGAASVAPTVAATLDKTYPLARSLQVYTLGEPEGEIKRYIDWILSPAGQKIVETSGYVPVPAVAGTQ
- the phoU gene encoding phosphate signaling complex protein PhoU, which codes for MAGHLEAALQQDLEQIRSKIVEMGALAEKAVRASIRAVLDRDRQAAFAVILRDRYIDEAEKQLDRLCLGFLVRHQPAARLLRFAYASIKINLELERVGDYAEAIAREALRLSQIESPLPFDRLEQIAALAEPMLHDAIQSFVNQDPELASKTIEADETVDLVRDKLITDLTSAFRDGQLPFEALYPLIMVIRRLERVSDQARNIGMETLYLCTGEIAKHPGSGVLRVLFVDERSSSRSALAAAIGSARDEAGFVFSSAALDPLPLPPSATAFMAAKGLDGPRAAPRALLQLDNLEQQDVIVLLAPEAKRAFPRRPRKAVLLEWSVEDPSLVAGSEADVRSAYERAYTYLETQIRDLVLAIRGSGKM
- a CDS encoding energy transducer TonB — translated: MSISRKAKRFLRGLAGFVALAGLVLLLRPEDRPPQNAPPALPPSRPAPLQAPVIPDLQLTENITLRLQPQVDLPPEPPPVPPETPAAPAAAPAPPPESEAPPESPAPPPDSSGTPALAALVPEATTPEQPEPAPSNQPLELCLRPRIYKHPSVPEKVIRKRKIEDSVLLQSRVGSDGRVHEVRVLRGIPNCDECTQSAVEAAEHFVYDAPVETGEVWTTPFEFLFSYKYKR
- a CDS encoding AI-2E family transporter, translated to MSDSLPAPRERRERRGPAVASPSGQQGFAERPAETSDRPEPQGVQEFRRRALALGFGIITLSILALLITIYAQFAEPIFWGWALAVLFYPLHHRVLGTVRGRATLAAALSTLLSLAVIFVPSIFVLFNLVDEVQNLWPRLQSTLGPDVYQAITTWLEDSPFRRLAHWVLGVDPAQGPVVLEAEIQRMALGLQEFLLERLRTLTRSLPAMAIRFSITVISYFFFLRHGPGWVRQAQQALPLEPEHSQRLFSIAERTINAVFRGVILTAAAQGILAGLGYWVAGAQVPLLLASITFIAALVPFVGPVAVWLPVVIGLHLTGRTGAAIGLAVWGTLVVSLVDNVLRPYLIGRGMKLPLLWLLLAILGGLKLFGFLGVVLGPLTLALAAACYRIYVEGRRPAAP